GTGATCAAAGCTTTCAAGCGAGGCTGTGACCGCAGGGGCTTGTAAGCAAGTTTGTCAATCAGGATGGCTGAGGCTCCACATATGACCATTGCGGCGAGGAAGGCTATGCTGATGTGCAACCCGGCAACCACCAGGAAGTAAGCCGAATATGCCCCGATCATCAAAAGATCACCATGGGCGAAATTTATAAGTTTCAGAATGCCGTAGACCATGGTGTATCCCAGGGCCATCAGGGCATAGATCGCCCCGAGCTGCAGGCCATTGACCAGTTGCATGACGATTAGCTCCATTAAGCAAGACACCGCCTCTCTCTGTCGCTAAAACCGTGATCCCTATATAATTTCCCTTGCCTTGCAAGGCAAAACAGAAGGGTCCTTCCGGACCCCGGGAGAAAGGGGACAAAAGACGGGGGCAGGTAAAGGGCCTGCCCCCCCATCGGTGTTATTTTTACTTCGTGATAGGCTGGAAGCTCATCAGGTACTTGATGTTCCCGTTTTCAATCTTCAGTATGGCAGCGGGGAGAGTTTTGGGGTCGCCCTTTTCGTCAAGGGTAATATCTCCCTGCGCGCCCGTCAGACCTTCCGTCGCTGCTATTGCCTTGGCGACGACTTCCCTGTCGGTGGTGCCGGCATTTTTTATTCCATTCATGACCAGGAGGGCAGCATCATAACCCATGATCGCAAGAAGATCCGGCTCGGTTCCGTATTGTTCCTTGTAATCGTCAACAAATTTCCTGGTCTCAGGACGAGGGTCCTCCTTGGAGAAATGACTGCAATAAAAAGCACCGTCCAGGGCCTTGAGATCCAGATCGGGCGAATCCCAACCATCGGATCCGACAAACATCGCATCGATGCCCACCTCGCGGGCCTGCCTGCCTATCAGGTTAGCATCGTTATAAAAGTCAGAGAAGAAAAAGACCTCGGGCGCATGAGTTTTTATTATGCTCAGCTGGGCCCTGAAATCCATCGCCCCCGTCGGGTGTGTCTGGACCGTAAAGATCTCTCCTCCAAGTTCCTGGAAATTCTTGATGAAAACCTCGGCTACACTCTTGGCATAATCATTTCCCAGATCATAGAGCACCGCGGCGGTGCCAACCTTGAGTTCTTCCTTGCAAAATTTCGCCATTACCACTCCCTGAAAATCATCGGTCCAGCAGCTTCTGAATACGTAATTCTTGCCCGGAGTGATGGCAGGGTTGGTACCGGTTACAACCATTGGGACCCTGGCATTCTCCGCGATCGGCGCTACCGCCATCCCGATGGTGCTTGGGACCGGCCCGACTATAGCCACAACCTTGTCCCTCTCAATCAGTTTATGGGCGGCGCTTGCTCCCACCACGGGGTCACCCTGGTCATCTTCGTTGATTAGTTCGACCTTCTTGCCCAGGATGCCTCCATCTTTGTTGACCAGGTCTACCGCCAGTTGGACCCCGTTACGATGGCTCTGCCCATAAGTGGCGATCGGGCCTGTCAGCGGAGCGATATTGCCTATCTTGATAGTTTCTTCGGCAAAGGCTCCCGAAACCCCGGAAAAAAGAAGACAAATGCAAAGTGGTACGAATACTAGCCCCTTGCTTTTCACTTTTTCCTTCACCTCATTCCAATAATGATAACCTGGATCCCTTTTCCATGAAAACTTAATTCCACAACCTCATTTGCTTGGTCGTCAGCTATATACCGGGGTACCTTCTACGCTCACCACCTCCCTGAAAGCTTTCATCAGGTTGGATGTAACGGGTCCCGGGGTCGACGCCCCGATCAATCGGCCATCGACCATGCTTACCGGGCTGATCTCGGCCCCCGTCCCGCACATGAAGGCCTCATCGGAGGTGTAAACGTCGGACAAGGTCAGATCGGTCTCCCGAACCTGGAGTCCCAGGCGGGAAGCCAATTCGAGTATGGTTTTTCTGGTTATGCCGTTCAGAATGGATTGATGCCGCGGGGATAGAAGGGCACCCTCGGAAACGATCAGGAAGTTGGATCCGGGTCCCTCCGCAACGTAACCTTGCCAGTCAAGGAGAAGGGCCTCGTCACAGCCGGCAGC
The nucleotide sequence above comes from Thermovirga sp.. Encoded proteins:
- a CDS encoding branched-chain amino acid ABC transporter permease; protein product: MELIVMQLVNGLQLGAIYALMALGYTMVYGILKLINFAHGDLLMIGAYSAYFLVVAGLHISIAFLAAMVICGASAILIDKLAYKPLRSQPRLKALIT
- a CDS encoding ABC transporter substrate-binding protein, whose product is MKSKGLVFVPLCICLLFSGVSGAFAEETIKIGNIAPLTGPIATYGQSHRNGVQLAVDLVNKDGGILGKKVELINEDDQGDPVVGASAAHKLIERDKVVAIVGPVPSTIGMAVAPIAENARVPMVVTGTNPAITPGKNYVFRSCWTDDFQGVVMAKFCKEELKVGTAAVLYDLGNDYAKSVAEVFIKNFQELGGEIFTVQTHPTGAMDFRAQLSIIKTHAPEVFFFSDFYNDANLIGRQAREVGIDAMFVGSDGWDSPDLDLKALDGAFYCSHFSKEDPRPETRKFVDDYKEQYGTEPDLLAIMGYDAALLVMNGIKNAGTTDREVVAKAIAATEGLTGAQGDITLDEKGDPKTLPAAILKIENGNIKYLMSFQPITK